The genomic DNA GCGGGAAGCGTGCTCACGAGCACGAGACAGCCGAGGGCGCCGCCCACCTGCAGTGCCCGGGGGTATCGTCGGGCCGCGCCGTGCTGGCGGAAGGCGGCGGCGTTCGCGATGAGGTAGTACAGCAGCACACCGAAGGAGGAGAACCCGATCACCTCTCGGAGATCCCCGACGAGCACGAGCGCGATCACGATGACCGCGAGGATGATCTCGGCGCGGCGCGGCACCTGATGGCGCTCGTCGATGCGGGCGAGGAACCGCGGGAGATCGCCCTCTCGCGCCATGGCGAGGGTCGTGCGCCCGATGCCGGTGAGCAGGGCCAGCAGAGCGCCGAGGGACGCGGCGGCCGCGGCGATCCGCACGACGGGGGCGAACGCCGACCAGCCGGCGGCGGTGAGGACGTCGGAAAGCGGTGCGGCCGCTCCGCTGACGGCGCCGCCGAGCACGAGGAGCACGACGACGCCTACGAGCCCGTAGACGACGACGGCACCGCCGAGGGCGAGCACGATGGCGCGGGGGATCGTCCGCGCCGGGTCCACCACCTCCTCGCCCATCGTCGCGATCCGGGCGTAGCCGGCGAAGGCGAAGAACAGCAGTCCGGCGCCCTGGAGCACGCCGTACACGGTCGTGTCGGGGAGCGGTGCGGGGGAGGCGGTGGGCGCGGCGCCGAGGCCGACCGCGACCACGACCGAGAGTCCGAGCAGCGAGCAGGCCACGAGGATGCGGGTCGCGAGCGCCGTCCGCGTCACGCCCAGGCAGTTCACGACCGCGAGGGCGACGACGGCGATCACGGCGACCGGGGTCTGCCACCCCGCGGGAGCGGCGTAGGCGGCGAAGGTCATGGCCATGGCGGCGCAGCTCGCGATCTTGCCGATCACGAAGCTCCAGCCGGCGACGAAGCCCCACCACGGTCCGATCTCCGCTCGCGCATACGCGTACGTGCCACCGGCGACGGGGTGGACGGCCGCGAGCTGTGCGGAGGCGGTGGCGTTGGCGTAGGCGACCGCGGCGGCGATTCCGAGCGCGACGAGCGTCGCGTTCCCGGCGACGTCGACGGCCGGGCCCCAGACCGCGAACACGCCGGCACCGATCATCGATCCGAGGCCGATGGCGACGGCATCCGGCAGCGTCAGGCGGCGGGCGAGGGGCACCCGGTCATCGTCGCACGCCGGGGTGAACGACGGGTGACGTGTCAGCCGCGGGACGCGGTGACGCGCTTCTTCTCGCGGATGTAGACCTCGCGGCGCACGGTCGCCACGACGTCTCCGTCGCGATCGGTGATGACCGTCTCGAACCACTCGAGCACCTTCGCGCCGCCGCGGGCGCGCTGCCGGAGCTCCTCCGCCTTCTCCCGCGTCACCTCGAACTCCGCGGTCAGCACCCCGCGCCCCGGCTTGAGGAACTCGATCTCGCCTCGGGTGTCCCACACGACGTAGTCCCGTCCGAGCTGATGCATGACGAGCATGAAGAAGTACGGGTCGGTCATCGCCGACATCGAGCCGCCGAACGCGGTCTTGACGTAGTTGCGGGTGAGGAGGTTCACGTGCAGCTCCACGGTCGCCTGGGTCCAGTCGTCGCTGAACCGGCGGACGCGGATGCCGCTGCAGAGATTGGGGATCCAGAGGCTCATGCCGAGGGCGAGGCGGCGGGGCGTGATGCGCATGAGGTCAGTGTGGAGGATGCGCCGAGTCCCCGCGAAGACGTCTGGAGGGTTGGCACAGTTGTTCTAGTTCACATAGAATAACTAGCGAAGGGAAGTGCCATGCTCATCCGCGTCGATGTCGACAGCCCGCTCGCGCTCTACGACCAGGTGGCCGCCTCGGTGCGTGCCGACATCCTCTCCGGTGCTCTCGCGCCGGGCGATCGTCTGCCGGCCGCCCGCGACGTGGCCGCCGCCCTCGACATCAATCAGCACACCGTCCTGCACGCCTACCAGCGCCTCCGCGACGAGGGCCTGGTCGACCTCCGGCGGGGGAGGGGCGCCGTGATCGCCGCCTCCGCCGCGCCGCTCGCCGCACTCTCTCACGAGATCGATGGGCTGATCCGGCGGGCGGCGGCCCTGGGTGTCTCCGCCGAGACCCTCGCCGGCATCGTCCGCACGCACCGCGCAGAAGCCGAACCTCCCACCCCCGCCGCGACCCCCCAGGAGGCCTCCCATGACGACGCCTGACCCCACCCGCACCCCTCCGGCCACCCTGCGCCGCGCACGACGGGCCTTCGTCCTCGTGGCGCTCGTCCTCCCGGTGCTCATCGTCGCGATCTCCGCTCTCGTGCTCACGGCCTGGCTGCCGTCGTTCCCCACCGACGTCGCGATCCACTGGGGCGTCGACGGGGCGGACGGTTTCGGCCCGGCCGCCACCTACCTCTGGGTGCTCCTCGGCGTCGGTCTCGGCCTCCCGGTGCTCCTGACCGTCACGACACTGGTCGCCGTCGGGGCGCACTGGGGCGCGACCGCCCGTCTGCTCGGAGCGACCGCGGCCGGCATGTCGGCGTTCGCGGGCGTGATCTGCCTGGGCTCCCTCGCGATCCAGCGCGACCTCCCGCCCTCCGGTGAGGTCCCGGGCATCGCGGGAGTGATGGCACTGGCCTGGGCGGCTCTCCTCGGCGTGGGCGCGATGGCGTGGTTCGTGCAGCCGCGCGTGCAGTCGGTGCCCGGCGCCGCTCTCGAGCCCCGCCACGACGTGCGGGTCGGCGACGGCGAGCGGGTCGTCTGGGTGGGCACCACGACCATGCCCACCGGTGCCCTCGTCTTCCTCCTGCTCGTGCTGCTCGGGCTCGTGGAGCTCGCCGTGGCGATGCTCATCACGGGCACCCCGCTGGCCTGGGTCTCGGGTCTGGTCGCCCTCGTCGTCGGGTTCGCGCTGGCGGCGACCGCCTCGTTCCGGGTGCGCGTCACGCCGGACGGCATCGACGCCCGTGCCGTGATCGGGTGGCCTCGGAAGACCATCCCGGTGGCGGAGATCGCGTCGGCCAGGGCCGTGCGCATCTCGCCCTTCGGCGAGTTCGGCGGCTGGGGGTGGCGTCTCGCTCCCGACGGCCGCAGCGGGATCGTGATGCGCCAGGGGCCGGCGATCGAGGTGCATCGCCGCGACCACGGACCGTTCGTCATCACGATCGACGGGGCGGAGGAGGCGGCGGCGCTCCTGCAGGCGTACGTGGACCGATCCGCGGGGCCTGCGCCCTCCGGAGGAACGGAGAGGACGGCATGATGAGCGCTCTGACGCCGACCCGCGTGCCCTGGCGCGCGGTCCTCATCTTCACCCTCACGGCCTGCGGGCTCGCGGCTCTCGTCTGCCTGCCCCTCTGGCTCGGCGACGGCCTCGCCGAACCCTTCGCGGGAGCGCTCCTCCCCGTGATGATGTTCACGCCCGCGGCCGCGGTGCTCGTCGTCATGCTCACCACGGGCGTACCGGAGAAGGGCAGTCGGGCGCGCTTCCTCGGGATGTGGCCGCTGCGGCCCGCGAAGCGCGTCGTCGGGCTGCTGGTCGCGGCCTGGCTCGTGCCGCCGCTGCTCGTCGCCCTCGGCGTCCTCCTCGCCGCCGCATTCGGGTGGGTGCGGCTCGACCTCACCTTCTCGACCTTCGCGGATCAGCTCGCCCAGGCTCTTCCCCCGGGGACACCGGTGCCGCCGGTCGGAGTGGTCGTGTTCGCGCAGCTCGCCGCGATCCCGGTCGGGGCGCTGGTGAACAGCGTGCTCGCCTTCGGCGAGGAGCTCGGCTGGCGCGGCTGGCTGCTCCCGGCGCTGCGTCCGCTCGGCACCTGGCCGGCGCTCCTGCTCAGCGGGGCGATCTGGGGGCTGTGGCACAGCCCCGTCATCCTCCTCGGCTACAACTTCGGCCGGACGGACGTCACCGGCGTGCTGTTCATGATCGGCGGCTGCGTGGCGTGGGGGGTCCTGTTCGGCTGGCTGCGGCTGCGCTCCGGCTCGCTGTGGCCGGCGGTCGTCGCGCACGGGGCCCTGAACGCCGCCGCGGGCCTGGTCCTGATCGTCGCCGCCGAGCAGCCCGACCTCGCCCTCGCCGGACCGCTCGGCGTCGCGGGCTGGATCGTCGCCGCCGTCGTGGCCATCGTCCTCATGCTCACGGGGCAGTTCCGCCGCCAGCCGGAGCTCGCCGCGCCGCGCACCCCGCCGACGCTTGACGGCCGGCCGGCGCCGGGGGTTGGCTGAGCACATGGAATCCACTCCCGCCGCCTGGGCCCGCGCCGACACCTTCCTCGCCGACATGCTCGTGGGTCCGGATCCGGCCCTGGCGTCGGCCTTGGAGGCGCAGCGGGCGGCGGGGCTGCCCGAGATCGAGGTCGCGCCGGTCGCGGGGAAGCTGCTGAATCTCCTCGTGCGGATGAGCGGTGCCCGCCGCGTGCTGGAGATCGGCACCCTCGGCGGCTACTCGACGATCTGGATGGCCCGCGCGGTCGGACCGGCGGGACAGGTCGTGACGATCGAGGCGGAGGCGGACAACGCCGCCGTCGCCCGGGCGAGCATCGACGCGGCCGGAGTGGGGGACCGCGTCGACATCCGGATCGGTCGGGGAGCCGACGTGCTGCCGACCCTCGCCGGCGCCTTCGACCTCGTCTTCATCGACGCCGACAAGGAGTCCAACACCGTGTACCTGGACTGGGCCGCGAAGCTCGGTCACCCGGGCACCGTTGTCGTGCTCGACAACATCGGCCGCGACGGCGAGATCGTCCGCGACGACTCGACGGACCCCAAGGTGAACGGCACGCGCGCGGGGCTGCGGATGCTCGGGGAGGACCCGCGCTTCGACGCCACGGCGCTGCAGACGGTCGGGATCAAGGGATGGGACGGCATCGCGCTCGCCCTCGTCGTCTGACGCGGGCGGATCCCCCCGGCTCGTCTCCGGGTGCGGTCCGACGCCGGGGATAGACTGGGCGCGGATCGACGACGCTCCACACACCCTTCCATCCTGAGCAAGGAGCACATCAGTGGCACTGATCGAGGCTGTAGGCGCACGCGAGATTCTCGACTCGCGCGGAAACCCGACCGTCGAGGTGGAGGTGCTCCTCGACGACGGCATCGTGCAGCGCGCCGCCGTCCCCTCCGGTGCCTCGACCGGCGCCTTCGAAGCGTACGAGCTGCGGGACGGCGACAAGAGCCGCTACGGCGGCAAGGGCGTGCTCAAGGCCGTCGAGGCGGTCATCGACGAGCTCGGCCCGGCCATCGAGGGCGTGGAGGCGAGCGAGCAGCGCATCGTCGACGAGATCCTCATCGAGGTCGACGGCACGGACAACAAGAAGCGCGTCGGCGCCAACGCCATCCTCGGCGTGAGCCTCGCGGTCGCGAAGGCCGCCGCGGACTCCGCCGACCTGCCGCTGTTCCGCTACCTCGGCGGTCCGAACGCGCACGTGCTGCCCGTGCCGCTGTTCAACGTCATCAATGGCGGAGAGCACGCTGACAACGGCATCGACATGCAGGAGTTCTTCCTCGCCCCGATCGGCGCGGAGACCTACTCCGAGGCGCTGCGCTGGGGCGTGGAGACCTACCACGTGCTGCGCGCGGAGCTGAAGGCCGCCGGCTACGCGACGGGTCTCGGCGACGAGGGCGGCTTCGCCCCCGACCTGCCCAGCAACCGCGAGGGCCTCGACTTCCTCGTCAAGGCGATCGAGAAGGCCGGCTTCACGCCCGGCACCGACATCGCCCTCGGCCTCGACGTCGCCGCGACCGAGTTCTTCAAGGACGGCGTCTACCGTCTCGACAACAAGGACTGGGACGCCGCCGCACTCACCGAGTACTACGTCGGGCTCGTCAACGACTTCCCGATCGTCACGATCGAGGACGCGCTCGCCGAGGACGACTGGGACAACTGGAAGCACCTCACCGAGGCCCTGGGCTCGAAGGTGCAGCTGGTCGGCGACGACCTGTTCGTCACCAACCCGCAGCGTCTCGCCGACGGCATCACGCGCGGCGTCGCCAACTCGCTGCTCGTGAAGGTCAACCAGATCGGCACGCTCACCGAGACGTTCGACGCCGTAAGCCTCGCGCAGCGCTCGGGCTACACGGCGATGCTCTCGCACCGTTCGGGTGAGACCGAGGACACGACGATCGCCGACCTCGTGGTCGCCACGAACGCCGGCCAGATCAAGGCGGGTGCCCCGGCGCGCAGCGAGCGCGTCGCGAAGTACAACCAGCTGCTGCGCATCGAGGAGGAGCTGGGCGACGCGGCGGTCTTCGCCGGCCGTTCCGCCTTCCCGCGCTACCAGGGCTGAGCGCCCGCGACAGCGACCACGCCGCATCCGCGGCACGACCGCGCCGCCCGGATGGCGGCTGACACGAAGGAGGAGCCGTGGCACGACGACCGGCTCCTCCTTCGCCGTCGATCGGGGCGGCGACGCCTCGCTCGACGTCCTCGTCGCGACAGCCGCGGAGCGGCGCCCCCGCCGCACCCCGCGTGGACGTGCGCGAGTGGGCCTCGGGCATGCGGCTCTCGGCCTTCTCCGTGATCATGCTCTCCCTCGTGGTGCTGGGAGCCTGGGTGCTCGTGCCCACGCTGGGCACCTTCATCGACCAGCGCCAGAAGATCGCGGCGCTGGAGCAGTCCGTGCAGGTGAGCGAGGACGAGATCGCCGCGCTGACCGCGGAGCGCGAGCGCTGGGACGACCCCGCGTACATCACGACCCAGGCCCGTGAGCGCCTGTACTACGTCAAGCCGGGCGAGGTCGTGTACCTCATCGACAACGACCTCGATCCCTCCACCCTCCCGCGCGAGCAGGAGCCGGTGAGCGACACCCTCGAGGAGAAGCCCGCCGACTGGATGCCGCAGCTGCTGCGCACCCTCGTCTCCGCGGGACTGAGCGACACCGCCGTCCCCGCAGGCTGAACCCGGGCTCCGAGCATCCTCCCGGACGGCTCCCCTACGCTGGTGGGGTGACCACCCCGCCGTTCCCCGCGCCCACCTCCGCCGAGCTCGCCGTCGTCTCGACCCAGCTCGGACGCCCCGCCCGCGGTGTCGTCGGCATCGCGGCCCGCTGTCGGTGCGGGAACCCCACGGTGGTGGCCACCACCCCGCGCCTGCCCGACGGCACGCCGTTCCCCACGTTCTACTACCTCACGCATCCGGCGGCGACCGCCGCGATGTCGACGCTCGAGGCGAACCAGGTCATGCCCGAGCTCGCGGCGATGCTCGCGGAGGACGAGACCGTGGCCGCCGCGTATCGGTCCGCCCACGAGGCGTACCTCGCCGACCGTGCGCAGTTCGGCGAGGTGCCCGAGATCGACGGGATCTCCGCCGGAGGCATGCCCACCCGGGTGAAGTGCCTGCACGCCCTCGCCGGCCACGCCCTGGCGGCGGGAGCCGGTGTGAACCCGATCGGCGATGCCGCGCTGGCCCGCAGCTCGTGGTCTCCCGAGGTCTGCCGCTGCGAAGAGCCCGGCGCCGCGCTCCGCGACGATCCGGCACGTTCGGCATGACGCGGCGGCGGATGCTGCGCGGCGCCGTCGCCCTCGTGGCGGTGGCGGCATCCGTCCTGCTCCTCGGTTCCACGGCGACGCCGACGCCGACGCCACCTCCGGTCGCCGACGACCCGGCCGATCCGGTGCGGGCGGCGGAGTACTGGCTGGACGGTGCCCGCATCCGCGACGCCTGGCAGACGACCCGCGGGGAGGGCGTCACGATCGCCGTCATCGACACGGGCATCGGCAAGGTGCCGCAGGTCTTCGACGAGGCGGTCGTCGGGGGGACGGACGTGTCCGGAGCCGGGACGCCGGACGGACGCACGCCGCTCGGCGCCGTCGACGGCAATCACGGCTCGTGGGTGGCGTCCCTCGCGGCAGGACGCGGCAAAGCCGACGGCACCGGCATGATCGGGGTCGCGCCCGAGGCGGAGCTTCTCTCGATCTCCGTGGGGTTCGGCGCCGCCGCGGCGGTGCCGTTCACCGAGCAGGTGGCCACCGGCATCCGCTGGGCCGTCGACCACGGCGCCGACATCATCAACCTGTCGTTCACGACGAACACGCTCGACTGGGATCAGAGCTGGGACGACGCCTTCCTCTACGCGTTCGAGCACGACGTCGTGGTCGTCGTCGCGGCCGGCAACCGGGGGAGCGGCACGAACATCATCGGCGCGCCCGCCACGATCCCCGGCGTGCTCACGGTCGGCGGCGTCGACCAGACCGGCACCGCGAGCATCGAGGCCTCGACGCAGGGCATCACCATCGGCATCTCGGCGCCGAGCGAGGGCCTGCTGGGGGTGTCGGCGGACGGCGAGGTCGTCTCCTGGAGCGGGACCAGCGGCGCGGCTCCGATCGTCGCCGGCGTCGCGGCGCTCATCCGCTCGGCGCACCCCGACATCTCCGCGAACGACGTCATCAACCGCATCATCAAGACGGCGATGCCGGTGGCGGATGCGAAGAAGCCGCGCGATCCGCTGTACGGCTTCGGCCTGGTGGACGCGGAGGCGGCGATCTCGGCGAACCTGCCGTCCGTGAGCGAGAACCCCATGGGCGATCTCGCGGAGTGGGTGCGGCTGTACCGCCGCGCCGACAGCGAGCCCACGCCCGAGCCGTCGCTCGCCCCCGTGGAGGTGCCGCCGCTGCCCGACGCGGATGCCCCCACCGACCCCGGTTCACCGCTGCTTCCCAGCGCCGACTCCCTGCGCTACGGTACCCTGCCGCTCATCGCCCTCACGGTCCCTGGTATCCTGGTAGCGCTTGGCGTCACCGCAGCTGCCCGGCGCATCCGATCGGCGCGCGTTCCCGTACGCCACAATCCCGACTCCGAGGAGTAGTTCTTCTGTGCCTCAGAACAGCACTGTGCCCAAGATCCTGATCGTCGGCGGAGGGTACGCAGGTTTCTACACCGCGTGGAAGCTCGAGAAGCATCTGCGCAAGGGCGAGGCCGACGTGACCATGGTCGACCCGCTGCCGTACATGACGTACCAGCCGTTCCTCCCGGAGGTCGCCGCCGGATCGATCGAGGCCCGGCACTCCGTCGTCGCGCACCGCCGTCACCTGAAGCGCACGCACGTGCTCACCGCCAAGGTGACGAACATCAACCACGCGCAGAAGGTCGCCACCATCACGCCGCCCGTCGGCGAGCCGTACGAGTTCGCGTACGACCAGATCGTCGTCACCGCGGGCGCCGTCTCGCGCACGTTCCCGATCCCCGGCATCGCCGACAACGCCATCGGGCTCAAGACGATCGAAGAGGCCGTCGCCATCCGTGACAAGGTCATGTCGAACTTCGACAAGGCCGCCTCCCTCCCGGCTGGCCCCGAGCGCGACCGCCTGCTGACCGTCGTCGTCGTCGGCGGTGGCTTCGCGGGCATCGAGGTCTTCGCCGAGCTCCGCTCGCTCGCCTCGTCGCTGGTGAGCAAGTACCCGCAGCTGACCTTCGACGACACGCACTTCCACCTCATCGAGGCCATGGGCCGCATCATGCCCGAGGTCTCGCTGAAGACGAGCGAGTGGGTCCTGAAGGACCTCGCCACGCGCGGCGCGAACGTCCACCTCGACACCCAGGTCACCGGTGCCATCGACGGCAACGTCGAGCTGTCGACCGGCGAGGTCATCCCGACGGACGTCATCGTCTGGACCGCGGGCGTCATGGCCAACCCGACCGTCGTGCGCGGCGGCGACCTGCCCGTCGAGGAGCGCGGTCGCATCCAGACCCGTGCCGACCTGCGCGTCGGTACCCCCGAGGCGTTCGTCGAGGGTGCCTGGGCCGCGGGCGACGTCTCGGCCGTTCCCGACCTCTCGGGCGGCGGCGTCGGCGGATTCTGCGTCCCGAACGCGCAGCACGCCGTCCGGCAGGCGAAGCTCCTGGCGAAGAACCTCGTCGCGGTGCTCCGCGGGGAGACCCCCAAGGAGTACTTCCACAAGAACCTCGGTGCCGTCGCCGGCCTCGGCCTGTACAACGGCGTCTTCCAGTCCGGCAAGATCGCGCTGAAGGGCTTCATCGCCTGGCTCGCGCACCGCGGCTACCACGGCTTGGCCATGCCGACGTGGGAGCGCAAGTGGCGCGTGCTCTGGGGCTGGTGGAACAACCTGTGGCTGGGCCGCGACCTCGTGAACCTGCAGACGGTGCAGAACCCTCGCTACGTCTTCGAGGAGTTCGCCGCCCGCCCGCGTCCCGCGGCACCCGCCGACGCCACCCCGGCCGCCAAGGCGCCGGCCGCTGAGAAGCCGGCCGCTGCGCCCGCGGCGGAGACGCCGTCTGAGATCAAGAAGCCGGCCGCCAAGCGGCCCGCAGCGAAGAAGGCTCCGGCCTCCGTTGCGAAGGACTCCGCGGAGACCGCTGCGGCGAAGTGACCGTCCGGTTCTGAGGAGAAGGCCCTGAGCGCGTGAGCGCCAGGGCCTTCTCCTATTGACCGGGGACGGGAGTTGGTCGCGTAACATCTCACATTGTACGCTCGCAGGGGTGCTCGGGAGGGGTGTGTGCGAGGCACCCCCGATGCGGGGAGGAGGTCCGGTGAGCGCGCACGGGGGAGAATCACCGACCGTCAGTGTGTCGATCCGGACGGGTCCGGGCGAGGACGCGCATGCGGCACAGCTCGCGGCACGGCTCGACGGCGCTCCCGTCCGCATCTGCCCGACGGGCGCCGCGGCATGGCGGCCCTGGACGCGACGAGCCACGCATCATCTCGTCCTCGACGCTGCGGTGCGCCCGCACCCTCACCTTCTCGCCCAGGTGCAGGAAGCCGTCGCCGCGCAGCCCCGGGCGGTCCTGAGGCTCTTCACCCGCAGTGACGGCTACGCCTCGCATGCGTCCCGGGTGGCGGCGTTCTCCGGGTGCTCGTGGTTCGTGCCGCCGGGCCCCGATCCGTCGTCCGTCGCCGTCGTGCTGCCGGTTCCCGAGGCGGCGGAGTTCGCGCGTTCCGTCCCGGGTGGCGATCTCGACCCCGTCGGGCTGCTGCTGCAGCGGTTCGCGGCGGAACAGGGCCTCAGCCTGCTCGCGAGCACGGCCGATCTCGTGCAGCTCGAAGGGGCGGGGGCGCACGCTCCGGCCACTGCCTTCCTGTCTGCGGCGATGGCGCCGGCGGACTGGTGGCGGCGGCCGTCGCTCGTGTCGCCGTCGTCGATCCCGGTGGTCCATCTCCGGGACGGCGAGCCGCTGTCGTACGAGTCCGTGCCGGGCACGCCGGATGGTTGGCGTCTCCGCACACGCCGGGAGGTGCCGACGCCGCACGCCCGACGGCTCGCACGAGTGATGCAGGAACGCCTTCTCGGCACGGAGGTGGCCCGCAGCCATCTCCGCGCAGCGGCCGTGCTCCTCGGGGTGGCGGGAGTGCTGCGCGACCAGCTCCTCCTCGCCGCGGGGTGGGGCCGGCCGTCCGATGAGTTCGGCACGGCGGTGGCGCGGGAGGCCGCGGCGACCCTCGCCCTCGGGACACTGGCGGAGGCGGTCCCGGCTGCGAGTCGACCGGATGGTGCCGCAGAGCTCCGCGACGCCTTCCGGGTGCTGTACGACGAGATGACCGCGATCCTGGGCACGGCGCCTCCCCGGGCCGCGCGTGGAGCCGATCCATAGGCCGCCTCGCTAGCGTGTCGACCGCAAGGGGAGTACTCCCGTCTGCAGCGACGTCGTCATGACGGGCATGTCATCGTGCCCCGGCCCGCTGGCCCGCGAGGGTGGAGGAGACCTTGGCACCCGAATCGCGGGCTGCCCGGAACCTTGCGTCGACAGAGGTCGCGGAGAACGGCGGTCCGTCCCACGAAGGGACCCCCATGTCGAAGCTCTCCCGCCTGATCCGCCTCGCCACCGACGCCATCGACGCGAAGGGGGGAAGCCCCGGGGTGCGCGGCGGCGAGGGCGCGCGTGCCTCCACCGACTGGAGCGGGATGATCCGCGGCGCGGTCGACGCCGTGCGGGGCACCGATCCTCAGGCGCAGCGCCCGACCGCGCCTCCTCCCGCGTCCCCGGCGCCCACCCCTCCCGCCGGACGAGCATCCGCCGCAGGGGCGTACGCCCCGCCGCCCGCTCCCGCGTCCGGTGGTGCGTCGGACGTCTCCGCGGCGGACCGCGCGGCCATCGCCCGGTACGACTACCTCCTGCAGACAGCGGATCCACATCGGATCGAGCAGATCCATCGCGAGGCCTTCGCGCGCCTCACGCCGTCGCAGCGCGCGCACGTCGACGCCCGCATGCGGGCGGAGCTCCCGGCGGAGGAGCGACCGCGCTCGTCGTCTGCGGACGACCTGGCCCGCGCGGCCGGACGGGCCGAGGCGATGCAGCCCGGCCGCCTGCGCGGACTCCTCTCCCGCGCCCGCGGCGGCGGGGCCGCGGTCGCCGCGGGCGGCGCGGCGGTCGGTCTCCTCGGCGTGGTGGCCGGCGGAGCCGTCGTGAGCACCGTGGCCGCACCGCTCCTGGAACAGGCGGCGGGGCTCGGGGTGGACTTCGACGCGCTGGCGCAGGGCATCGACCTGGATGCGCTCGCCTCCG from Microbacterium paraoxydans includes the following:
- a CDS encoding APC family permease — translated: MPLARRLTLPDAVAIGLGSMIGAGVFAVWGPAVDVAGNATLVALGIAAAVAYANATASAQLAAVHPVAGGTYAYARAEIGPWWGFVAGWSFVIGKIASCAAMAMTFAAYAAPAGWQTPVAVIAVVALAVVNCLGVTRTALATRILVACSLLGLSVVVAVGLGAAPTASPAPLPDTTVYGVLQGAGLLFFAFAGYARIATMGEEVVDPARTIPRAIVLALGGAVVVYGLVGVVVLLVLGGAVSGAAAPLSDVLTAAGWSAFAPVVRIAAAAASLGALLALLTGIGRTTLAMAREGDLPRFLARIDERHQVPRRAEIILAVIVIALVLVGDLREVIGFSSFGVLLYYLIANAAAFRQHGAARRYPRALQVGGALGCLVLVSTLPALASLVGMGVVLLGVAGRALRVRRQQHRPG
- a CDS encoding PaaI family thioesterase, with amino-acid sequence MRITPRRLALGMSLWIPNLCSGIRVRRFSDDWTQATVELHVNLLTRNYVKTAFGGSMSAMTDPYFFMLVMHQLGRDYVVWDTRGEIEFLKPGRGVLTAEFEVTREKAEELRQRARGGAKVLEWFETVITDRDGDVVATVRREVYIREKKRVTASRG
- a CDS encoding GntR family transcriptional regulator, encoding MLIRVDVDSPLALYDQVAASVRADILSGALAPGDRLPAARDVAAALDINQHTVLHAYQRLRDEGLVDLRRGRGAVIAASAAPLAALSHEIDGLIRRAAALGVSAETLAGIVRTHRAEAEPPTPAATPQEASHDDA
- a CDS encoding CPBP family intramembrane glutamic endopeptidase, giving the protein MMSALTPTRVPWRAVLIFTLTACGLAALVCLPLWLGDGLAEPFAGALLPVMMFTPAAAVLVVMLTTGVPEKGSRARFLGMWPLRPAKRVVGLLVAAWLVPPLLVALGVLLAAAFGWVRLDLTFSTFADQLAQALPPGTPVPPVGVVVFAQLAAIPVGALVNSVLAFGEELGWRGWLLPALRPLGTWPALLLSGAIWGLWHSPVILLGYNFGRTDVTGVLFMIGGCVAWGVLFGWLRLRSGSLWPAVVAHGALNAAAGLVLIVAAEQPDLALAGPLGVAGWIVAAVVAIVLMLTGQFRRQPELAAPRTPPTLDGRPAPGVG
- a CDS encoding O-methyltransferase — translated: MESTPAAWARADTFLADMLVGPDPALASALEAQRAAGLPEIEVAPVAGKLLNLLVRMSGARRVLEIGTLGGYSTIWMARAVGPAGQVVTIEAEADNAAVARASIDAAGVGDRVDIRIGRGADVLPTLAGAFDLVFIDADKESNTVYLDWAAKLGHPGTVVVLDNIGRDGEIVRDDSTDPKVNGTRAGLRMLGEDPRFDATALQTVGIKGWDGIALALVV
- the eno gene encoding phosphopyruvate hydratase is translated as MALIEAVGAREILDSRGNPTVEVEVLLDDGIVQRAAVPSGASTGAFEAYELRDGDKSRYGGKGVLKAVEAVIDELGPAIEGVEASEQRIVDEILIEVDGTDNKKRVGANAILGVSLAVAKAAADSADLPLFRYLGGPNAHVLPVPLFNVINGGEHADNGIDMQEFFLAPIGAETYSEALRWGVETYHVLRAELKAAGYATGLGDEGGFAPDLPSNREGLDFLVKAIEKAGFTPGTDIALGLDVAATEFFKDGVYRLDNKDWDAAALTEYYVGLVNDFPIVTIEDALAEDDWDNWKHLTEALGSKVQLVGDDLFVTNPQRLADGITRGVANSLLVKVNQIGTLTETFDAVSLAQRSGYTAMLSHRSGETEDTTIADLVVATNAGQIKAGAPARSERVAKYNQLLRIEEELGDAAVFAGRSAFPRYQG
- a CDS encoding FtsB family cell division protein translates to MARRPAPPSPSIGAATPRSTSSSRQPRSGAPAAPRVDVREWASGMRLSAFSVIMLSLVVLGAWVLVPTLGTFIDQRQKIAALEQSVQVSEDEIAALTAERERWDDPAYITTQARERLYYVKPGEVVYLIDNDLDPSTLPREQEPVSDTLEEKPADWMPQLLRTLVSAGLSDTAVPAG
- a CDS encoding DUF501 domain-containing protein, with translation MTTPPFPAPTSAELAVVSTQLGRPARGVVGIAARCRCGNPTVVATTPRLPDGTPFPTFYYLTHPAATAAMSTLEANQVMPELAAMLAEDETVAAAYRSAHEAYLADRAQFGEVPEIDGISAGGMPTRVKCLHALAGHALAAGAGVNPIGDAALARSSWSPEVCRCEEPGAALRDDPARSA
- a CDS encoding S8 family serine peptidase; the protein is MTRRRMLRGAVALVAVAASVLLLGSTATPTPTPPPVADDPADPVRAAEYWLDGARIRDAWQTTRGEGVTIAVIDTGIGKVPQVFDEAVVGGTDVSGAGTPDGRTPLGAVDGNHGSWVASLAAGRGKADGTGMIGVAPEAELLSISVGFGAAAAVPFTEQVATGIRWAVDHGADIINLSFTTNTLDWDQSWDDAFLYAFEHDVVVVVAAGNRGSGTNIIGAPATIPGVLTVGGVDQTGTASIEASTQGITIGISAPSEGLLGVSADGEVVSWSGTSGAAPIVAGVAALIRSAHPDISANDVINRIIKTAMPVADAKKPRDPLYGFGLVDAEAAISANLPSVSENPMGDLAEWVRLYRRADSEPTPEPSLAPVEVPPLPDADAPTDPGSPLLPSADSLRYGTLPLIALTVPGILVALGVTAAARRIRSARVPVRHNPDSEE
- a CDS encoding NAD(P)/FAD-dependent oxidoreductase; protein product: MPKILIVGGGYAGFYTAWKLEKHLRKGEADVTMVDPLPYMTYQPFLPEVAAGSIEARHSVVAHRRHLKRTHVLTAKVTNINHAQKVATITPPVGEPYEFAYDQIVVTAGAVSRTFPIPGIADNAIGLKTIEEAVAIRDKVMSNFDKAASLPAGPERDRLLTVVVVGGGFAGIEVFAELRSLASSLVSKYPQLTFDDTHFHLIEAMGRIMPEVSLKTSEWVLKDLATRGANVHLDTQVTGAIDGNVELSTGEVIPTDVIVWTAGVMANPTVVRGGDLPVEERGRIQTRADLRVGTPEAFVEGAWAAGDVSAVPDLSGGGVGGFCVPNAQHAVRQAKLLAKNLVAVLRGETPKEYFHKNLGAVAGLGLYNGVFQSGKIALKGFIAWLAHRGYHGLAMPTWERKWRVLWGWWNNLWLGRDLVNLQTVQNPRYVFEEFAARPRPAAPADATPAAKAPAAEKPAAAPAAETPSEIKKPAAKRPAAKKAPASVAKDSAETAAAK